Within Sporosarcina sp. ANT_H38, the genomic segment ATCATTTGAAAGAGGCGGTGCGGGCACTTCATTCGCACGAAGGTACAACAGTTGCAGCGGTATCGTCGATTTATGAAACGGAACCTGTCGGCTTTACAGATCAAGCGGATTTTCTCAACATGGTAGTTTGTGTGGAAACGAGCCTTGAAGCACAGGAACTTTTGGGATTTTGTCAAAAGATTGAACAGGAATTGGGCAGGATCCGTGATATAAGATGGGGTCCGCGGACTGTAGACCTAGACATCTTGCTGTATAATAACGACAATATTGAAACAGAGAACTTGATTGTGCCGCATCCAAGAATGCGTGAGCGGGCCTTTGTTCTTATTCCGCTTCTTGAAATTGCTCCTTTAATGGCCAGTCCGATGGTAGACGCAGGCGTTATGCTATGGAGGAAGGTTAATGGAGTCGTTGATCTGTTACAACAAGGTGAGTGAGATGTCTCTAGCCGTCTAGTTGATGAAAACAGGTAATCCGCTTGTGATGGTAAGAAATTTTTGAAATGGTTTCGGCCGTTGTCGCTAAAGCCTATAAACCGGTAAGTGTGAAAATGCGAATTGGTTGGGACGATGAACATATTTTTGCGGTTGAAAATGCTAAAGCGGTCAAGGCCGCGAGCGTACGCGTATTCAAAGCGTAACTGGAATATCACTCGCGAGATGAAAGAAGCGGTTACAATCCCTTTAATTAGGAAAGTTAATGGCGTTATGATTGTACAGGTGGCGCTTGGGGATTCGTGAATGATCTATCGTAGTGTTCAATCCCTTGAAATAGGTGAATTTATGGAACGTGAACAAGTAGCGTTTGGTGTAAGTGCTGTTTGAATCAGGTAATCGAGGCCGCCACAAATTGTGGTGGCTCTTTTTATGAGTTAATTTGACGATGCAGACAAGTAAAGCGTGTCCGGGCGGCTCAAATTGTGTACAATAGATGCATGCTATCTATTGCAGCGGATAATGATGAAGGAGTGAATGAAATGTCACACTTAGATGAAATGAACGACCAGCTTTTGGTGAGACGCCAGAAGATGGAAGATATAAGGGAGAGTGGATTAGATCCATTCGGCTCAAGATTTGAACGTACACATCTGTCGAATGAAATCCGGGAACAGTTTGAAGAAAT encodes:
- the folK gene encoding 2-amino-4-hydroxy-6-hydroxymethyldihydropteridine diphosphokinase, producing the protein MNVAYISIGSNIGDRLNHLKEAVRALHSHEGTTVAAVSSIYETEPVGFTDQADFLNMVVCVETSLEAQELLGFCQKIEQELGRIRDIRWGPRTVDLDILLYNNDNIETENLIVPHPRMRERAFVLIPLLEIAPLMASPMVDAGVMLWRKVNGVVDLLQQGE
- a CDS encoding tRNA-dihydrouridine synthase is translated as MVSAVVAKAYKPVSVKMRIGWDDEHIFAVENAKAVKAASVRVFKA